DNA sequence from the Bombus huntii isolate Logan2020A chromosome 16, iyBomHunt1.1, whole genome shotgun sequence genome:
AATCATTAggaatattgaaaattttttgTGTGATCAGGGATTTGATACGTTTTCCATCTCGTACGATCGAAAATAAATAGCAAAGACAAATACTTTTCATTTACAAACACGTTATTTATTGGCATTATTGATATCGACTGGCAAATTGTCTGTAATTTAGCTTTGCAAGGGTATTATAATAACATTTTCGCGTGTCGTGCATGTCTCCGTCGATATTTCGAAGTACTGTATATTCGACGAATTTAAAATATCGCAAAATTCGCATAACCTATTTCAACTTTAGAACGATATTGTATTAGCGAATTCACAAAATTTGAATTCTAGAAAAAAATTTGGTTTCTAATTTATGAAATgcgaggaaagaaaaaattcaatatgtacttttattattgtaattttacAGATTTTGGAATTGTTGACTATCTTGCAGTATTTTTAACGTAACGAAATTTGAAAGCATTTCAGACAAAAATAGATTATTCTTTCCTAGTTCAGTTCTTAGTTTAGAGTAGATGTTACTTGTAATAAAATGAACATTTAgtaaaattgaatttcttgTTTTCTACGGTTGTCTATACATTTATgtagatatacatatagtaACTGGCGAAAATATTTGGACATTTACCTTGTAAAACTGTTATTGTTTCGTTTTTTGCTTTGAAATTAGTTGTATTCAgattttcttacaaaattcTGTGGAAAtctgtaaaacatatgtaacttttgaatttaaatatatctgaatatatattatagtttattattaaactgcggatttttatagaattaaagtAATTCTATCTACCAAATATTCTAACACTATACttcagatattttatatatttttttgtattatgtgcaattttacaaattaaaaatttcctataaatgcataaaaatacaCAGTCTATTCATTATCATTCAAtggatatacaatataactgAATAGTAAAAAACATTCTAtgtttttatcaaaatttaaatttgaaatattgaaaaatcgaTACAAGAATCGAATGTTTCGAACCCATAAACGATAATTTATGAGCGACATGAAAACCACTATAGAAATTGTAACTGAAACAGAAATATCAGTTTCGTGTAACAGATATTCAAAACCAAggttttatttaatttgtttttagAATCAAAATCAATGTCATCATAATTTTCAACTcctatttcttatattttacaGGGAAATTGAACAAAGAACCTTGTCTTCTAAATTCTATAAACTAACCTAGTTCATCCTAacacttttatttattactgtATTTATAGCTTACTCTATACAATCTATAATCTCTCTAAATTCAATTTTGTAACAGGAATAAAAATCGAATCgatgaaaaacaaaaaaaagtaTCGCCGTACGATTGTAATTTTCGTTGAAAGAGTTTCCATATCGATTACTCGAATTTATGTTTACGCGGGTTGCTACCAGCAATGCATTCTGGGTTGATAGAAGACCGTGATAGAAGACCCTAATCGCGGGCCAATCAGTGGGCAGGATCACAGTACGGGCACTTCAGTCTTGAACTCAATCGAGGAATAGTCGGTGTCGGCTTGAGCGAGCTAAATTTTTGTGAAAATCAGTTCacatagaaaaaaataagtaCACATTACCGCCGGGGCCAGAATATAACGATCGTTTTCTTGTGTATCAGTTGGTGAACGTGTTATTTGAAAAGGTATGCCGATGTGTTATACAAATGgaaaatctatttttttttttcatattttagaCCGGAACCCATCTCTTATGTCAAAAGTCAACTTTTCTGATTTCATCTAATCACCGTTATACTTAGCGCGATGTTAATTTTCAAATAGCCGCCGTTATCATGGCCTGGTTACGATGCATTGCGTGTAAACGAATTATTATTCTCGTTTCGTCGCATATCGATAAAACATCGTCCTCCCGCGTTTCGCCACTGCAACTCTTTACTCTCCGCGATTATTTTGTATCGCAATCATTACACATCTAATCATCCTCTGGATTTTCTAATGACTGCCCAATGGATTATTATGCCGGCTAATGACATATATGCTACTGTCAAAATTGCGCGCATTCCTTTTCCCAGGTTCAATTTATAGTTCTCTCAGTAACCATAATtagtattttcttttcatcctTCAGTgtaaagagagagaaaaattgCTAGCCTCTTAGCAATttttacattgaatattttccaGTGGAAAGATGCGTAGAAAGGTGTATTCaggtttcttcttttcttgctTTCTGTATGTTTCAGAGCTATCAAAATGTCAGACAGAAAGGCTGTAATAAAAAATGCTGATATGTCTGAGGAGATGCAGCAGGATGCTGTTGACTGTGCAACTCAAGCCCTTGAAAAGTACAATATAGAAAAGGTATGTTTAGATTCAGACTTGAATGGTATCACAGATATTGCGTGTATGATGAGAAATGGTACACGTATCTGAATTTGAATATAATGTACtttatttagatataataaGTAAGAGGTAGAGAAATAAATGTGTGAAATGTAATggattaattatatatttttatttcaggaCATTGCAGCCTTCATTAAGAaagaatttgataaaaaatacaatcCAACGTGGCACTGCATCGTAGGCCGTAACTTTGGAAGCTATGTAACACATGAAACAAGacattttatctatttttactTGGGTCAAGTAGCGATCCTTCTCTTCAAAAGTGGATAAATTGGAATCTATTCTGTAATCACAAACCTTTCTTCCTCCCTTCACACACGCTACATGGAAATACCTTAAATCACGTCACCGTCTGTaagaaaaattacaatattGTGTATAATGGAAATTTGATTTCAAGCAAAAAACACGCACTCCCAGTTAAACAAAGAAgtataaaagtatataatGATCATCGGTACTATTGACTTTGCTGTTTTACTTATCTCAGGAGATAAGACAATGAAAAATTCTGTAGAAGCTacggagagaaaaaaaaagggtAGGGAGATGATTAACTGAAtgagaagaaatgaaaaaaaagtaaaagaaaatcaaTTGACATACAATCTTACATGTTAAAATGTATCATGTATGCCAGAAAATTTGTTGTGttcttgttttatattaggTATATATAATGCGAGGTTGAGTTCAATACTGgcgattttaaattaataaatttttagtGTTTAATACACTAAATGCACCTAAGTATAATGTAACATTCATACAAATTCATGTATGGTTTTTATTATCTTACTATGCTTGAGGAGAACTGTATTCAGTAGTCATCAATAATGAATTTAAGCCAAACCTTGATTGATTGCTGcgatcattattattttatgtaatgtTGTAAATTGTCCCTTTATTCTGTGATGCTGTGCAAAACAGAAGTGGTTAACGAAATCATCTTCGATTCGTTTGAATTCTGTGACActtctgtaaaaaaaaaatctggaAGTGAGGCTGACGAGAGAGAAAGCTTAGTTATGGACCCGCCATCACGTTGATGATAAATTTAAACGTaacgattatttaaatttacacAGTGCTAAGTAAGATGTTGCATAATATTCAAATCGAGTCATTGTCATAATTCtagttttttttatattgtgCACACGGAATTTTGCAAAATGTATTATTCTTAAGGCAATATACATTTAGggaattattttcttttcctctttctttcttttcctctttctttcttttcctttttctttctttttctctttctttctttcttccttccttccttccttcgttCCTTCCTTcgttccttccttccttccttccttccttccttccttcctttcttccttccttccttccttccttccttccttccttccttccttccttccttccttccttccttccttccttccttccttccttccttccttccttccttccttccttccttccttccttccttccttccttccttccttccttccttccttccttccttccttccttccttccttccttccttccttccttccttccttccttccttccttccttccttccttccttccttccttccttccttccttccttccttccttccttccttccttccttccttccttccttccttccttccttccttccttccttccttccttccttccttcctttcttccttccttccttccttccttccttccttccttccttccttccttccttccttccttccttccttccttccttccttccttccttccttcctttcttccttcctttctttctttctttattttctttccaaaagaaaaaaaagaggaacagATATATTCAGCTCATTAAATTTTATCCTTTATGTAACACCCAATACCCAATATTACGGTACTtatatatatgataaaatatagattatacatatatattatactatttatatatagtgCAATCTTAAAACGATTTTTCATGCAGTATTTGATTATCACAACGTTGCTACATTGTTCAAATTTTAGACTGATTATTAAACATCGTCACAAGTATATGACTTGCATGgttcttttttataataatacgcattttttataataatacgcaatattattataaaagtttAACAGAGAACGTTGCCCTTTAAAACGACAAATTACATCtaaagaagagagagagagaaagatagcAGAAGCGGGACAGAATTAATTACATGCTTTTTGATTATAATCCAATCTAAATGTTCAGGTGAACGTATTCCCTTTGGTCTCATCTTCGatgtatcttctttttttttacgtgtTAACGCACATAAAGGCGAATGAAGAATAGTGGCATCTGTAAAGAATACATTGAGAGAAACTGATACACTTATTTAGTGTT
Encoded proteins:
- the LOC126874808 gene encoding dynein light chain 2, cytoplasmic; this encodes MSDRKAVIKNADMSEEMQQDAVDCATQALEKYNIEKDIAAFIKKEFDKKYNPTWHCIVGRNFGSYVTHETRHFIYFYLGQVAILLFKSG